Proteins from a single region of Bacteroidota bacterium:
- a CDS encoding septal ring lytic transglycosylase RlpA family protein: MLRLFFLVFLLSLSTSKIFCQSVSDSLENSENASFYHDRFQGQETSSGETYNKNDFTAAHKTLPFNTFLLVTNQLNNKSVVVRVNDRGPFKKSRVVDLTRSAAIKIDMVPFGVVPVKVEILTYLDRLDINDSIFVNDEVWDCYANKISLKDKSIFIWRTEFWKHAFYMASTLALETKLDSIGVRVIDTGEKKMYILVATGIKSKKDAEVLVWKFKKMGFIHSRILKN, from the coding sequence ATGCTACGTTTATTTTTTCTTGTCTTCCTTTTATCATTAAGCACTTCAAAGATCTTCTGTCAGTCGGTAAGTGACTCACTGGAAAATTCAGAGAATGCTTCCTTCTACCATGATCGTTTTCAAGGGCAGGAAACAAGCAGTGGAGAGACCTATAATAAAAACGATTTTACGGCAGCACATAAAACTTTACCTTTTAATACGTTTTTATTGGTGACCAATCAATTGAATAATAAATCAGTTGTTGTCAGAGTCAATGACAGAGGTCCGTTTAAAAAAAGCCGGGTTGTTGATCTGACTCGTTCAGCTGCTATCAAAATCGACATGGTTCCTTTTGGAGTCGTTCCGGTAAAGGTAGAGATACTTACCTACCTTGACCGTCTGGATATAAATGATTCCATCTTTGTGAATGATGAAGTGTGGGATTGCTATGCAAATAAAATTTCACTTAAAGACAAATCTATATTTATCTGGAGAACAGAATTCTGGAAGCACGCTTTTTATATGGCCTCAACTTTGGCTCTTGAAACTAAATTAGACTCGATAGGAGTCCGGGTTATTGATACCGGAGAAAAAAAGATGTACATTCTTGTTGCTACCGGCATTAAATCAAAAAAGGATGCTGAAGTATTGGTATGGAAATTTAAAAAAATGGGGTTTATACATTCACGGATATTGAAAAATTAA
- a CDS encoding class I SAM-dependent methyltransferase, whose translation MDFIDEKINIYSELHSSPESEILKNLNRETHANVLMPRMLSGHLQGRMLSMISCMIQPLSILEIGTYTGYSALCLAEGLKDNGIIHTIDINDELTPMVKKYVSLAGLDSKFRIYTGNALDIIPTLNGPFDLVFIDADKINYTNYFDLVFDKVNKGGYILADNVLWSGKIIAPLSEMDKDTLALHQFNERIAHDNRLEKVLLPVRDGVMVMRKVKSEK comes from the coding sequence ATGGATTTTATTGACGAAAAAATTAATATCTATTCTGAACTACACAGTTCACCTGAGTCAGAAATACTGAAAAATTTAAATCGCGAAACACATGCGAATGTGTTAATGCCACGCATGCTTTCCGGTCATCTGCAAGGCCGGATGTTAAGTATGATCAGTTGCATGATTCAACCTTTATCCATTCTTGAAATCGGAACTTATACCGGTTACTCTGCGCTATGTCTTGCTGAAGGTTTAAAGGACAACGGAATCATTCATACAATTGATATCAACGATGAATTGACTCCGATGGTAAAGAAATATGTCAGTCTGGCCGGACTTGATTCAAAATTCAGAATCTATACCGGCAACGCTCTCGACATTATTCCCACTTTGAATGGTCCATTTGATCTTGTTTTTATTGACGCAGATAAAATAAATTATACAAATTATTTCGATCTTGTTTTTGACAAAGTAAATAAAGGTGGATACATTTTAGCTGACAATGTTTTATGGAGCGGAAAAATTATTGCTCCCTTATCTGAAATGGATAAAGACACTTTAGCATTACACCAATTCAACGAACGAATTGCACATGACAACAGACTTGAGAAAGTGTTGCTACCTGTGAGGGATGGGGTGATGGTGATGAGAAAAGTGAAAAGTGAAAAGTGA
- a CDS encoding OmpH family outer membrane protein, producing MKNLSLALNGVLIVAVGILYYLHFNGKQTPDSGSASASGSINVSSKGIVYVNSDSLLDSYDFYKDQKTKFEAEQNRIQIELKSESDKLQKDAALYQQQAIGMTDMERQQKEQQLGMRQQNLMEKKDAMLGKLDQLQANSSEELYTKLNNYLREFNADKNLQFVLGYQKGGGILFANDSLNVTRQVIEGLNKAYAAEKQ from the coding sequence ATGAAAAATCTATCCCTTGCTCTGAATGGCGTTTTAATCGTTGCAGTCGGAATTTTATACTATTTACACTTTAATGGTAAACAAACTCCGGATTCAGGATCTGCATCAGCTTCCGGATCTATAAATGTTTCATCAAAAGGGATCGTTTATGTTAATTCTGATTCGCTGCTGGACTCGTACGATTTTTACAAAGATCAAAAGACAAAATTTGAAGCTGAACAAAATCGGATTCAAATTGAATTAAAAAGCGAAAGCGATAAACTTCAGAAAGATGCTGCATTATATCAGCAACAGGCGATTGGTATGACCGATATGGAACGCCAGCAAAAGGAACAACAATTGGGAATGCGTCAACAAAATTTGATGGAAAAGAAAGATGCAATGCTTGGAAAACTCGATCAGTTGCAGGCAAATTCATCTGAAGAACTTTATACAAAACTGAATAATTACTTACGTGAATTCAATGCTGATAAAAATCTGCAATTTGTTTTAGGTTATCAAAAAGGCGGTGGAATTCTTTTTGCAAATGATAGCTTGAATGTGACCCGTCAGGTTATTGAAGGGTTGAATAAGGCATACGCTGCGGAAAAACAATAA
- a CDS encoding NUDIX domain-containing protein — MGKHPFIIRVYGIYIDPDKGILVSDELVNGQYITKFPGGGLEFGEGTIDCLKREMMEETGQEFEVGEHFYTTDFFVPSAFDSNSQVISVYYFIKPVAAFLQTISTKKFDFSEHKHGAQSFRFVRITAILAEEFNLIIDKNVGKLIFESGIINN; from the coding sequence ATGGGCAAACATCCATTCATCATCAGAGTTTATGGAATCTATATCGATCCCGATAAAGGAATTCTTGTAAGTGACGAATTAGTAAACGGACAATATATTACAAAATTTCCGGGTGGTGGACTTGAATTCGGTGAAGGAACGATCGATTGCCTGAAAAGAGAAATGATGGAAGAAACAGGGCAGGAGTTTGAAGTTGGTGAACATTTTTATACTACGGATTTTTTTGTTCCATCTGCATTTGATAGTAATTCGCAAGTGATAAGCGTTTATTATTTTATTAAACCCGTTGCTGCATTTCTTCAAACTATCTCCACCAAAAAATTTGATTTTTCAGAACATAAACATGGGGCTCAGTCATTTCGTTTTGTCAGGATTACTGCAATTCTTGCTGAAGAATTTAACCTGATCATTGATAAAAATGTTGGAAAATTGATTTTTGAATCTGGTATTATAAACAATTAA
- a CDS encoding geranylgeranyl reductase family protein — protein sequence MDSKYKILIAGAGPAGMATSMILSKNKIRHMIIEKQIFPRDKICGDALSGKVVSELNKIDPAFIKEIAVNTNDNSGSYGVRFYSPQGKMLDVPFSNNPEKLKHAPGFISPRLKFDNFLFSKADPEFADIRQNTSIENIIRKNNRLQVTINKNGQISEDEFDIVVGAEGDRSIVGKELSGDKKENEHYCAGLRVYYENVSDSHPDNFIELHFLKELLPGYFWIFPMNDGRVNVGIGMLSSYVSKRKVNLKKSLEEIIASHPTISKRFKNAKAITPIQGWGLPLGSVKRKISGSNFLLVGDAGSLIDPFTGEGIGNALVSGRIAGETIVKAIAAERFDSEFLYSYHKNVYSQLESEINLSHKMQKLARYEILFNFVVNKAIRNQTLRETITCMFEDLDIRARLKKPSFYFKLLFNKP from the coding sequence TTGGATTCAAAATATAAAATACTCATAGCCGGTGCCGGTCCGGCGGGAATGGCAACTTCAATGATCCTGAGTAAAAACAAGATCAGGCATATGATAATTGAAAAGCAGATCTTCCCGCGGGATAAAATATGCGGAGATGCTTTGAGTGGTAAAGTTGTAAGCGAATTGAACAAGATCGATCCGGCATTTATAAAAGAAATCGCTGTTAATACAAATGATAATTCAGGAAGTTACGGAGTTCGTTTTTATTCACCACAAGGAAAAATGCTGGATGTACCTTTTTCAAATAACCCTGAAAAACTGAAGCATGCTCCCGGGTTTATTTCTCCCAGACTAAAATTCGACAATTTTCTTTTTTCAAAAGCAGATCCGGAATTCGCAGACATCCGGCAGAATACTTCCATAGAAAATATTATCCGCAAAAATAACAGGCTGCAAGTCACAATTAATAAAAACGGACAAATTTCGGAGGATGAATTTGATATCGTAGTTGGAGCTGAAGGAGACAGATCTATAGTTGGTAAAGAATTATCCGGAGATAAAAAAGAAAACGAACATTACTGTGCGGGTTTGCGTGTGTATTACGAAAATGTTTCTGACTCTCACCCCGACAATTTTATTGAATTACATTTTCTGAAAGAACTATTACCGGGATATTTCTGGATCTTTCCGATGAACGATGGCCGTGTAAATGTTGGGATTGGAATGTTGAGTTCATATGTATCAAAACGAAAAGTGAATCTGAAAAAGTCACTTGAAGAAATAATCGCATCGCATCCCACAATTTCAAAGCGCTTTAAAAATGCGAAAGCCATCACACCAATTCAAGGCTGGGGATTGCCATTAGGAAGTGTAAAGAGAAAAATTTCCGGCAGCAATTTTCTTCTTGTAGGTGATGCAGGATCATTGATAGATCCATTCACAGGCGAAGGTATCGGAAATGCACTTGTAAGTGGAAGAATTGCAGGCGAAACAATTGTAAAAGCGATCGCAGCAGAACGTTTTGATTCCGAATTCTTATATAGTTATCACAAGAATGTTTACAGTCAACTCGAAAGCGAAATTAATCTGAGTCACAAAATGCAAAAACTTGCACGCTATGAAATTCTTTTCAATTTTGTAGTCAACAAAGCGATCAGGAATCAAACCTTACGGGAAACCATCACCTGTATGTTTGAGGACCTTGACATTCGTGCCAGACTGAAAAAGCCTTCGTTTTATTTTAAACTTCTGTTCAACAAACCATAG